In a single window of the Dinghuibacter silviterrae genome:
- a CDS encoding acetyl-CoA hydrolase/transferase family protein has protein sequence MEKGTYMPAKDALAIVQSGDRVFIHGSAATPTHLVKALLDRYQELREVELVSITTMGDLDFDNPLYRESFFFNSLFVSASTRKVANSLGGDYVPVFLSEIPQLFKRGILPLDVALIQVSPPDAHGFCSLGTSVDIARSAVDHASCVIAQVNPRMPRTHGDGFVHVRDIDALVTHEEELPEMRYDGGGEIVEKIGAHIAGLIEDGATLQLGIGNIPDQVLKNLTGHKDLGLHTEMMSDGVIPLIRSGVINNRRKKLNPGRNVTAFMNGTRALFDFVDDNPEIRVMDIGYVNDTSVIRQNPKVTAINSAIEIDLTGQVCADSMGTYQYSGIGGQMDFIRGASLSEGGLPIIALPSVTSKGISRIVPFLQQGAGVVTTRGHVHWIVTEYGKVDLFGKNLKQRALSLIELAHPDHREWLDKAFAKRFG, from the coding sequence ATGGAAAAGGGTACATATATGCCGGCGAAAGATGCGCTGGCGATAGTGCAAAGCGGTGACCGGGTGTTTATACACGGCAGCGCCGCGACCCCCACGCACCTGGTAAAAGCCTTGTTGGATAGATACCAGGAACTCCGGGAAGTCGAATTGGTCAGCATCACCACGATGGGTGACCTGGACTTCGACAATCCGCTTTATAGAGAAAGCTTTTTCTTCAATTCGCTGTTTGTTTCCGCCAGCACCAGGAAAGTAGCCAACAGCCTGGGCGGGGACTACGTCCCAGTGTTCCTGAGCGAGATCCCCCAGTTGTTCAAACGCGGGATACTGCCCCTGGACGTTGCCTTAATACAGGTGTCCCCCCCGGACGCCCATGGCTTCTGCAGCCTGGGCACCTCAGTGGACATCGCGCGCTCCGCGGTCGATCACGCCTCTTGCGTGATCGCGCAGGTCAACCCGCGGATGCCCAGAACGCACGGCGATGGTTTTGTCCACGTCCGGGATATCGACGCCCTGGTCACCCACGAGGAGGAACTACCGGAAATGAGATACGACGGGGGAGGGGAGATCGTCGAGAAGATCGGCGCCCACATTGCCGGGTTGATCGAGGACGGGGCTACCCTTCAGTTGGGGATCGGGAATATCCCCGACCAGGTGTTGAAGAACCTCACAGGTCACAAAGACCTGGGTTTACATACCGAAATGATGTCGGACGGGGTCATTCCGCTGATCCGGTCGGGCGTCATCAACAACCGCCGGAAAAAGCTCAACCCCGGGCGGAACGTGACGGCCTTTATGAACGGTACCCGGGCCTTGTTCGATTTTGTCGACGACAACCCCGAGATACGGGTCATGGACATCGGGTATGTGAACGATACGAGCGTGATCCGGCAAAACCCGAAAGTGACCGCGATCAACAGCGCCATAGAGATCGACCTCACCGGACAGGTGTGCGCGGACAGTATGGGTACCTACCAATACTCGGGCATCGGCGGCCAGATGGACTTTATCCGTGGCGCTTCCTTGTCCGAAGGGGGACTGCCGATCATCGCGCTACCCTCCGTAACCTCAAAGGGGATTTCAAGGATCGTGCCCTTTCTTCAGCAAGGCGCCGGTGTGGTCACGACCCGGGGCCACGTGCATTGGATCGTCACGGAATACGGGAAAGTAGACCTTTTTGGAAAAAACCTGAAGCAAAGGGCGCTTTCCCTCATAGAGCTGGCGCACCCGGATCACCGGGAGTGGCTGGACAAGGCATTTGCAAAACGGTTCGGATGA
- a CDS encoding heavy metal translocating P-type ATPase encodes MKTTLISCMHCGEDCPPEPVRVGDLAFCCEGCRMVYQLLDRNGLCTYYNLNERPGVNRRIPVREDKFAFLDDAGVAGGLVDFSSDTETHVRFYLPAIHCSSCLYLLEHLHKLEEGISLSRVDFAAREVSVVFDPKRMSLRKLAELLTSLGYEPYISLKDWGGKKAPVSKGLIYQLGVAGFCFANIMLISFPEYLGLDHTEPAIRSVFRFLNLLVSLPVVLYAAQPFYISAWKGLRHRFLNIDAPIVLAIAVTFGRSLWEVWTGHGSGYFDSLTGIVFFMLLGRVLQDKTYRQLSFDRDYTSYFPVAVTVLVDGAATVKTMPAIRAGDTLKIHSGELIPADGILTRGRASIDYSFVTGESTPVDKSVGELLYAGGRQEGGAIELLVVREVAQSYLTQLWNRKGRAGSKVSFVHPLARYFTYIVLSIAAGAALYWMGHDPSRIWNTVTAVLIVACPCALLLSSTFTNGNLLRILGRNHFYLRNAEVIERIAGVDHIVFDKTGTLTAPGGQAMTWTGEALSEDDRRRVATLAAQSAHPLSRALARELQAGVACSVLGFEEHPGAGIKGFVDGEHLLLGSAEFVGTTAAPVSAQGSRVYVSINSRVAGFFEWTSPYRAGLHDLVATLQHNYTLSVLSGDNDREKERLAALLGPAARLHFHQTPKGKVNYIRRLQAEGDRVMMIGDGLNDAGALERSDAGIALTDDCNNFTPASDAILRSDQIQKLPAFIRLCRSGKHIILASFILSVLYNLAGLSFAVSGALSPMVAAILMPSSSLTILLVTYGSSSLTAKVLKLYKTSL; translated from the coding sequence ATGAAGACTACTTTAATAAGCTGCATGCACTGCGGCGAAGATTGTCCCCCCGAACCCGTGAGGGTGGGGGACCTCGCCTTTTGTTGCGAAGGTTGCCGGATGGTGTACCAGTTGCTGGATCGAAACGGGCTTTGTACCTATTATAATTTAAACGAGCGGCCTGGGGTCAACCGGCGGATACCGGTACGGGAGGATAAATTCGCCTTTCTCGACGACGCCGGAGTTGCCGGCGGATTGGTCGATTTTTCCAGCGACACCGAAACGCATGTCCGGTTTTACCTGCCGGCCATCCATTGCAGCAGCTGTCTTTACCTGCTGGAACACCTGCATAAGCTGGAGGAGGGGATCAGCCTTTCCCGGGTGGATTTTGCCGCCAGGGAGGTGTCGGTGGTGTTCGATCCAAAACGGATGTCCCTGAGGAAACTGGCAGAATTGCTGACTTCCTTAGGGTACGAGCCCTATATCAGCCTGAAGGATTGGGGTGGGAAAAAGGCACCGGTGTCGAAGGGCCTGATCTATCAATTGGGTGTCGCCGGTTTTTGTTTTGCCAACATCATGCTCATCAGTTTCCCGGAATACCTGGGGCTGGACCATACAGAACCGGCCATCCGGTCGGTTTTCCGTTTTCTTAACCTGCTGGTTTCGCTGCCGGTGGTGTTGTACGCCGCACAACCGTTTTATATATCCGCGTGGAAAGGACTCCGGCATCGTTTTCTCAACATCGACGCCCCCATCGTGCTCGCGATTGCCGTGACCTTCGGCCGGAGCCTTTGGGAAGTGTGGACGGGCCATGGTTCCGGCTATTTCGACAGCCTGACGGGCATCGTCTTTTTTATGTTGCTGGGGAGGGTGTTGCAGGACAAGACCTACCGCCAGCTTTCCTTTGACCGGGACTATACATCCTATTTCCCCGTGGCGGTCACAGTCCTGGTGGATGGGGCGGCCACGGTAAAAACCATGCCCGCTATCCGGGCGGGGGATACCCTAAAGATCCACAGCGGAGAATTGATCCCGGCCGACGGTATCCTCACCCGGGGCCGGGCGTCGATTGACTATAGTTTTGTGACGGGAGAATCCACGCCGGTCGACAAAAGCGTGGGCGAATTGTTATACGCCGGTGGCCGCCAGGAAGGTGGGGCGATCGAGTTGTTGGTCGTGCGGGAGGTGGCGCAAAGCTACCTCACGCAGTTGTGGAACCGGAAAGGGCGCGCCGGCAGTAAGGTGTCCTTTGTCCACCCGCTGGCCCGTTATTTTACCTATATCGTCCTGTCAATTGCCGCCGGGGCAGCGTTGTACTGGATGGGACACGACCCGTCACGGATCTGGAACACCGTGACGGCGGTGCTGATCGTCGCCTGTCCCTGTGCGCTCCTGCTCTCCAGCACTTTTACAAACGGGAACCTGTTGCGCATCCTGGGACGGAACCACTTTTACCTCCGAAATGCCGAAGTGATCGAGCGCATAGCGGGCGTCGACCATATCGTTTTCGACAAAACGGGAACGCTGACAGCGCCGGGTGGCCAGGCCATGACCTGGACCGGCGAGGCGTTGAGCGAGGACGACCGGCGCCGGGTAGCTACCCTGGCGGCCCAGTCTGCCCACCCGTTGAGCCGGGCGCTGGCCCGGGAATTACAGGCAGGAGTGGCTTGTTCGGTATTGGGGTTCGAGGAGCACCCGGGAGCGGGCATCAAGGGGTTCGTTGATGGAGAACACCTATTGCTTGGGTCCGCAGAATTTGTGGGCACAACCGCGGCCCCAGTCTCCGCTCAGGGCTCGCGTGTCTATGTTTCCATCAACAGCCGCGTCGCTGGTTTTTTCGAGTGGACCAGCCCCTACAGGGCAGGCCTGCACGATCTGGTGGCCACTCTGCAACACAATTACACCCTCTCCGTCCTCTCCGGAGACAACGATCGGGAGAAAGAACGCCTGGCAGCCCTGTTGGGCCCCGCCGCCCGTCTTCACTTCCACCAGACACCGAAAGGAAAGGTAAACTACATCCGCCGCCTACAGGCCGAAGGCGACCGGGTCATGATGATCGGTGACGGTCTCAATGACGCGGGTGCGCTGGAACGAAGCGACGCCGGCATCGCCCTCACGGACGACTGCAACAACTTCACCCCCGCCAGCGACGCCATATTAAGGTCAGACCAGATACAGAAACTCCCGGCTTTTATCCGGCTTTGCCGCTCGGGGAAGCACATCATCCTGGCGAGTTTTATCCTGTCCGTCCTGTATAACCTGGCCGGTTTGTCTTTTGCCGTTAGCGGGGCACTGTCTCCTATGGTCGCGGCCATCCTGATGCCCTCCAGTTCCCTGACGATCCTGCTCGTTACGTATGGATCCAGCAGTCTTACCGCCAAGGTGTTGAAACTTTATAAAACATCGCTATGA
- the ccoS gene encoding cbb3-type cytochrome oxidase assembly protein CcoS, with translation MSVIILLLIASLSVALLFLGAFIWGVRTKQFDDGYAPPLRMLFDDELPDPHEKETKPSNT, from the coding sequence ATGAGTGTCATCATTTTGTTACTGATCGCCAGTCTTTCCGTGGCACTTCTTTTTCTTGGCGCTTTTATCTGGGGCGTAAGGACGAAACAGTTCGACGACGGTTATGCGCCCCCGTTGCGTATGCTGTTCGACGACGAGTTGCCGGACCCACACGAGAAGGAAACCAAACCATCAAATACATAA